One genomic region from Stutzerimonas decontaminans encodes:
- the sbcB gene encoding exodeoxyribonuclease I, giving the protein MTPSIFWYDFETTGISPSRDRPLQVAGIRTNEALEEIGEPLNIYCRPSDDILPHPAACLVTGITPSVLQQKGLCEAEFIQRLHQQLSTPGTCGAGYNSLRFDDEVTRYSLYRNFYDPYAREWQGGNSRWDLIDLVRTAYALRPEGIAWPEEDGRVTLKLERLSVANGLEHLNAHDALSDVRATIGLARLIRDRQPRLYDYLFSLRRKQAVLDQITLLEPLVHVSGRFSAARHYLSVVLPLGWHPRNRNALIVCDLQADSQPLLQETSETLRQRLYTRRDQLAEGELPVPLKLVHINKCPVLAPLKVLREADIQRLALDMPLCQARAAALREQRQVWSGKLEEIYREEGFVGSEDPEQQLYDGFLGDRDRRLCDQVRSLAPAELAGYPCRFDDARLEELLFRYRARNFPEALSAEEQAQWRRFCQQRLSDDAYGAPNTLAQFEAGIEQSMVTATPAQQQLLQQWRDYGLGLRERYGLAN; this is encoded by the coding sequence GTGACCCCAAGCATCTTCTGGTACGACTTCGAAACCACCGGGATCTCCCCCAGCCGCGACCGCCCGTTGCAAGTGGCGGGCATTCGCACCAACGAGGCGCTCGAGGAAATTGGCGAGCCGCTGAACATCTACTGTCGCCCCTCAGACGACATTCTTCCGCATCCTGCCGCGTGCCTGGTTACTGGAATCACGCCGTCAGTCTTGCAACAGAAAGGATTGTGCGAAGCGGAGTTCATCCAGCGTCTGCATCAGCAACTGTCCACGCCCGGGACCTGCGGTGCCGGTTATAACAGCCTGCGCTTCGACGATGAGGTGACCCGCTACAGCCTATACCGCAACTTCTACGATCCTTACGCGCGTGAATGGCAGGGCGGCAACAGTCGTTGGGATCTGATCGACCTGGTGCGTACCGCTTATGCGTTACGTCCGGAGGGTATCGCCTGGCCTGAGGAGGATGGCCGGGTGACGCTCAAGCTTGAGCGCCTGAGCGTGGCTAACGGGCTGGAGCACTTGAACGCTCACGACGCCCTGTCCGATGTGCGCGCCACCATTGGCCTGGCCAGACTCATTCGAGATCGCCAGCCACGGCTGTATGACTATCTCTTCAGCTTGCGGCGCAAACAGGCTGTGCTCGACCAGATCACTTTGCTCGAGCCGCTGGTGCATGTGTCCGGCCGTTTTTCGGCAGCACGGCATTATCTTTCCGTGGTGCTGCCGCTGGGCTGGCATCCGCGCAATCGCAATGCATTGATCGTCTGCGATCTGCAGGCAGATTCCCAGCCGCTCTTGCAGGAAACCTCCGAAACCTTGCGGCAGCGCCTTTATACCCGTCGCGATCAACTCGCCGAAGGCGAGCTGCCGGTGCCCTTGAAGTTGGTACACATCAACAAGTGTCCGGTGCTGGCACCGCTCAAGGTGCTGCGCGAAGCAGATATTCAACGGCTGGCTCTGGATATGCCGCTCTGCCAGGCTCGCGCCGCTGCATTACGTGAGCAACGGCAAGTCTGGAGCGGCAAGCTGGAGGAGATCTATCGTGAGGAAGGCTTCGTCGGAAGCGAAGACCCCGAGCAACAGCTGTATGACGGTTTTCTCGGCGACCGCGACCGGCGGCTGTGCGACCAAGTCCGCAGCCTGGCTCCTGCCGAGCTGGCGGGATATCCGTGTCGATTCGACGATGCTCGCCTCGAGGAGCTGTTATTCCGTTACCGCGCACGAAACTTCCCCGAAGCGTTATCCGCTGAGGAGCAAGCGCAGTGGCGTCGGTTCTGCCAGCAACGACTGAGCGATGATGCCTACGGAGCACCTAACACGCTTGCACAGTTCGAGGCGGGTATTGAGCAATCCATGGTTACTGCCACGCCCGCGCAGCAACAACTGTTACAGCAATGGCGCGACTACGGCCTAGGGCTGCGCGAGCGCTACGGGCTGGCTAACTAG
- a CDS encoding RDD family protein produces MPSTLDRQALLDTYLRVETPEGIDLLLRPAGLVPRALAFAIDLAIRAAILLALFITLGLLGKFGMGLATLLLFLVQWWYMVLFEVLNQGRTPGKSWLGLRVVHDDGTPVGWSSSLTRNLLRFVDMLPFGYFLGALSCLGHPAFKRLGDLAAGTLVVYQEKSMARPPLPEAEPAPTPLALTLDEQRALIGFAERHGSLSAERRLELASILAAPLGTTEEHAETKIHGIARSLVGAP; encoded by the coding sequence TTGCCTTCCACACTCGACCGACAAGCCCTGCTCGATACCTACCTCCGCGTCGAGACACCCGAGGGCATCGATCTGCTTCTGCGCCCTGCCGGGCTGGTGCCTCGCGCGCTCGCCTTTGCCATCGACTTGGCGATTCGCGCTGCCATCCTGCTGGCCCTGTTTATCACGCTCGGACTGCTGGGCAAATTCGGCATGGGCCTGGCCACATTGCTGTTGTTCCTCGTGCAATGGTGGTACATGGTGCTCTTCGAGGTGCTGAATCAAGGTCGCACACCGGGCAAATCCTGGCTGGGCCTACGCGTCGTGCACGACGACGGCACTCCGGTCGGCTGGTCTTCCTCGCTCACCCGTAATCTGCTGCGATTCGTCGACATGCTGCCGTTCGGGTATTTTCTTGGCGCCCTGAGCTGCCTGGGCCACCCAGCCTTCAAACGACTCGGCGACCTTGCGGCCGGCACGCTGGTGGTCTATCAGGAAAAGTCCATGGCACGCCCTCCGCTTCCTGAAGCCGAGCCGGCCCCCACTCCCCTCGCGCTGACCCTCGATGAGCAACGCGCGCTAATCGGCTTTGCCGAGCGCCATGGCAGCCTTTCTGCTGAACGCCGTCTGGAACTGGCCTCGATTCTGGCCGCCCCCCTGGGAACCACCGAAGAGCACGCCGAGACGAAGATCCATGGCATTGCACGCTCACTGGTAGGTGCACCATGA
- a CDS encoding stage II sporulation protein M codes for MKQAAFERLHQADWHEFATRLDALERGKPSPSQASSFPAAYRQLCQQLALAESRGYSSQLVDQLRQLTLRGHQQFYRHRSPLPGRVLGFIVGGFAREVRDQWRYVLTASLLFYGSLIGMAALVYAFPELVYSVLPPDQVAQMEQMYDPDASRLGRFAERGAGDDWLMFGYYVMNNIGIAFQTFASGLLFGLGTLFFLLFNGLTIGAVAGHLSSIGYHQPFWSFVIGHGAFELTAITLAGAAGLQLGVALLAPGRQTRAEALRQAAKRGIQLVGGATLFLLIAAFVEAYWSSMTLATPAIKYIVGTLLWLIVAAYFCLAGRGQHAAE; via the coding sequence ATGAAGCAGGCTGCATTCGAACGCCTGCATCAGGCGGACTGGCATGAATTCGCCACCCGACTCGACGCACTGGAGCGTGGCAAACCGAGCCCCAGCCAAGCCAGCAGTTTCCCCGCCGCCTACCGCCAACTGTGCCAGCAGTTGGCGCTAGCCGAGTCTCGCGGTTACAGCAGCCAGCTGGTCGACCAGCTGCGTCAGCTCACCCTGCGCGGTCATCAGCAGTTCTACCGGCACCGCAGCCCTCTGCCAGGGCGGGTGCTGGGGTTCATCGTTGGCGGCTTTGCGCGCGAAGTCCGCGACCAATGGCGTTACGTACTAACCGCCAGCCTGCTGTTCTACGGCAGTCTGATTGGCATGGCGGCCCTGGTATATGCCTTCCCTGAGCTGGTCTACAGCGTCCTGCCGCCCGATCAGGTAGCACAGATGGAACAGATGTACGATCCGGACGCGAGCCGTCTGGGTCGCTTCGCCGAGCGAGGTGCCGGCGACGACTGGCTGATGTTCGGCTATTACGTAATGAACAACATCGGCATCGCCTTCCAGACATTCGCCAGCGGATTGCTGTTCGGTCTCGGCACGCTGTTTTTTCTCCTGTTCAATGGCCTGACGATTGGCGCAGTGGCCGGCCACCTGAGCAGCATCGGCTACCACCAGCCATTCTGGTCGTTCGTCATCGGTCATGGTGCCTTCGAACTGACCGCAATAACCTTGGCGGGCGCAGCGGGACTGCAGCTAGGCGTAGCGCTGCTGGCGCCGGGACGACAGACGCGCGCCGAGGCGCTGCGTCAGGCAGCCAAACGCGGTATTCAGCTGGTAGGTGGTGCCACACTTTTCCTGCTCATCGCCGCGTTCGTCGAAGCCTATTGGTCATCCATGACCCTGGCCACACCTGCAATCAAGTACATCGTCGGCACGCTGCTCTGGCTGATCGTCGCCGCTTATTTTTGCCTCGCCGGGCGAGGTCAACATGCAGCTGAGTGA
- a CDS encoding DUF4129 domain-containing protein gives MQLSDACVSIRPRSPWEALDLGTLLARRHAKLLMASWAAITLPIFGLISLLLWQHPSAALLLFWWLKPLYERLPLHILSRALFGETPGFRESLKAFPGLLRSQWFASLTWRRLSTTRSFDLPVQQLEGLAGKARTQRLVTLSLRNGRAASWLTVVGVHLEGALWLGLLGALYFLLPAQLVQRWNWEDLLGLSGEWLWLEHLSNLLYVLVLIVWEPIYVACGFSLYLNRRTHLEAWDIELAFRRLRQRLLGALPMLLLACSLLLLPTQQLAWAAPAPQADETQPGPKSKRLLNQPMTSEAARERIDALLDQPPFQHRETVTRWRLGDGDNEEKQPGALARLIERLLQGGSFRGDLERLAQILEVLLWTALALLVALVLWRYREWLQTFGGRMRLPNRRRMEPPTQLFGLDVAPQSLPDDIAGEAERLWQQDPRAALALLYRGLLCHLLNDFQLPLKAAHTEGEVLRQVRDLQVEPLSRFAEQLTLHWQRQAYGHCTAEVQVRDALCADWRALFAVRTRP, from the coding sequence ATGCAGCTGAGTGATGCCTGCGTCTCGATCCGCCCACGTAGTCCATGGGAAGCGCTGGACCTCGGCACCCTGCTCGCCAGGCGCCACGCGAAGCTGTTGATGGCGTCCTGGGCGGCCATCACGCTGCCGATTTTCGGCCTGATCAGCCTGTTGCTTTGGCAGCACCCCAGCGCGGCGCTGCTGTTGTTCTGGTGGCTGAAGCCGCTTTATGAGCGGCTACCGCTGCACATTCTGTCCAGAGCGTTGTTCGGCGAAACGCCCGGCTTCCGGGAAAGCCTGAAAGCCTTTCCTGGCCTGCTGCGATCGCAATGGTTCGCCAGCCTGACCTGGCGCCGCCTGAGTACAACACGCAGTTTCGACCTCCCTGTGCAACAACTTGAGGGGCTCGCCGGCAAAGCGCGCACGCAGCGTCTGGTCACACTGAGCCTGCGCAACGGGCGCGCGGCGAGCTGGCTGACTGTCGTCGGCGTGCATCTGGAGGGTGCACTCTGGCTCGGTCTGCTCGGCGCGCTGTATTTCCTCTTACCCGCGCAGCTGGTTCAGCGCTGGAACTGGGAAGACCTGCTCGGGCTCAGCGGGGAATGGCTCTGGCTCGAGCACCTGTCCAACCTGCTCTACGTGCTGGTGCTCATCGTCTGGGAGCCGATCTACGTCGCCTGCGGTTTCAGTCTCTATCTCAACCGTCGCACCCATCTGGAAGCCTGGGATATCGAACTGGCCTTCCGCCGCCTGCGTCAGCGCCTGCTCGGCGCTCTGCCGATGTTGCTGCTTGCCTGCAGCCTGCTGCTCCTGCCAACGCAACAGCTGGCCTGGGCAGCTCCCGCGCCCCAGGCCGACGAAACTCAGCCCGGCCCGAAAAGCAAACGCCTGCTCAATCAGCCCATGACCAGCGAGGCCGCCCGCGAGCGGATCGACGCCTTGCTCGACCAACCGCCCTTTCAGCACCGCGAAACGGTTACACGCTGGCGGCTGGGGGATGGTGACAACGAAGAAAAGCAGCCCGGTGCGCTGGCACGCCTGATCGAGCGCCTGCTTCAGGGCGGCTCGTTCAGGGGTGACCTGGAACGCCTGGCGCAGATCCTCGAGGTTCTGCTCTGGACCGCGCTGGCGTTGCTCGTCGCGCTTGTACTGTGGCGCTACCGCGAGTGGTTGCAGACCTTCGGCGGCCGTATGCGATTGCCGAACCGGCGCCGCATGGAGCCGCCGACGCAGCTGTTCGGCCTTGATGTCGCTCCGCAAAGCCTGCCGGACGATATCGCCGGCGAGGCCGAACGGCTCTGGCAACAAGACCCACGGGCCGCGCTGGCGCTGCTGTATCGCGGCTTGCTCTGCCATTTGCTTAACGATTTCCAGCTGCCGTTGAAGGCGGCGCATACCGAGGGCGAGGTTCTGCGGCAGGTACGTGACCTGCAAGTCGAGCCCTTGTCGCGATTTGCTGAACAGCTCACCCTCCACTGGCAACGACAGGCTTACGGACACTGCACGGCCGAAGTTCAGGTGCGCGACGCACTGTGCGCCGATTGGCGAGCCCTGTTTGCCGTGAGGACACGACCATGA
- a CDS encoding DUF4350 domain-containing protein, translating to MTRPRVRLLTAAVVLLFGLLIIWLAGQLQPYEDVVEHGPAPQARSNDYLAAELFLRDLGLRVTHHEGVAGLESLSASGQTLLLLGDRRNMTPGQTDRVLDWAAAGGHLVIVAERLWDEKTGKSGDLLLDQLNLQQYSTRDLDNDTQVPQPSAAEQHPQLTKLYLENESAPAYLAFDTDFHLYDADNRAHAWANSAGATHMLQLQHGEGLVTALTDSWIWQNRNIDQYDHAWLLWYLTQDSEVTLVHRSEHDSLLAQLRRHFPELLTALGLLMLFALWHAGQRFGPQLSPANPARRQLQEHLRGSAEFLLRHEREQSLLQRLQQDIQRRASQCHPGFAQLPLSGQLTLLAQLSSLPPASIEQAMRPLPQQRLSATEFTRQVAHLQTLRNAL from the coding sequence ATGACTCGGCCACGCGTGCGCCTTCTCACCGCCGCTGTGGTCCTGCTGTTCGGCCTGCTGATCATCTGGCTGGCCGGCCAATTGCAGCCATATGAGGACGTCGTCGAACATGGCCCGGCGCCGCAGGCTCGAAGCAATGACTATCTGGCCGCCGAGCTGTTCCTGCGCGACCTTGGCCTGCGGGTAACCCACCACGAAGGCGTCGCCGGGCTGGAGTCGCTGTCTGCCAGCGGCCAGACCCTGCTGCTGCTCGGTGATCGCCGCAACATGACGCCTGGACAGACCGACCGAGTGCTGGACTGGGCGGCGGCCGGCGGACATCTGGTGATAGTCGCAGAGCGGCTGTGGGATGAGAAAACCGGCAAAAGCGGCGATCTACTACTCGATCAACTCAATCTGCAGCAGTACTCCACCAGGGATTTGGATAACGACACCCAAGTGCCACAGCCGTCCGCTGCTGAACAGCATCCGCAATTGACCAAGCTGTATCTGGAGAACGAAAGCGCGCCGGCCTATCTCGCCTTCGATACCGATTTCCATCTCTACGACGCCGATAACCGCGCCCACGCCTGGGCCAACAGCGCAGGCGCTACGCATATGCTGCAACTGCAGCACGGCGAAGGGCTGGTCACCGCACTGACCGACAGCTGGATCTGGCAGAACCGCAACATCGACCAGTACGATCACGCCTGGCTGCTCTGGTACCTGACCCAGGACAGCGAAGTAACCCTGGTGCACCGCAGCGAACACGACAGTCTGCTGGCACAACTGCGCCGTCATTTCCCAGAGTTGCTCACAGCGCTGGGGCTGCTCATGCTGTTCGCACTCTGGCATGCCGGGCAGCGCTTCGGCCCGCAGCTATCGCCCGCCAACCCGGCGCGCCGCCAGCTGCAGGAGCATCTGCGCGGATCGGCCGAGTTTCTGCTACGCCATGAACGCGAGCAAAGCCTCCTGCAGCGTCTCCAGCAAGACATTCAGCGCCGAGCCAGCCAGTGCCATCCAGGCTTCGCCCAGCTTCCGCTCAGCGGACAGCTGACCTTGCTCGCACAACTTTCCAGCCTGCCGCCTGCCAGCATCGAACAGGCCATGCGTCCGCTGCCGCAGCAACGCCTGTCAGCCACCGAATTCACCCGGCAGGTCGCCCACCTGCAAACCCTCAGGAATGCCCTATGA
- a CDS encoding AAA family ATPase has product MSEHTSESNSAAPSATPASQRLRASQLAQALREELHKAVVGQHEVIDGVLTALIAGGHVLIEGVPGLGKTLLVRALARCFGGEFSRIQFTPDLMPSDVTGHAVYDMQSEQFKLRKGPVFTNLLLADEINRAPAKTQAALLEVMQERQVTLEGRALAVPQPFLVMATQNPIEQEGTYPLPEAELDRFMLMLRMDYPQANEELELVRQVTRSARADMLDVSALRQLVQARDVLALQKIASELPLDDQVLDYAVRLARSTRSWPGLALGAGPRASIALVRGGRARALLRGGEFVTPDDIKGCALAVLRHRVRLSAELDIEGLSVDQVLQQLLDQVAAPRA; this is encoded by the coding sequence ATGAGCGAACACACCTCCGAATCGAACAGCGCCGCTCCGAGCGCCACTCCAGCGAGCCAGCGTCTGCGAGCCAGCCAGCTCGCCCAGGCGCTGCGCGAAGAGCTACACAAGGCGGTCGTTGGCCAGCACGAGGTCATTGACGGCGTCCTTACTGCGCTGATCGCTGGCGGCCACGTGCTGATCGAGGGCGTTCCCGGACTGGGCAAGACGTTGCTGGTACGGGCGCTGGCGCGCTGCTTTGGCGGCGAGTTCTCGCGCATCCAGTTCACCCCGGACCTGATGCCCAGTGACGTCACCGGCCATGCTGTCTACGACATGCAGAGCGAGCAGTTCAAGCTGCGCAAGGGACCGGTTTTCACCAACCTTCTACTGGCCGATGAAATCAACCGTGCGCCAGCCAAGACTCAGGCTGCGCTGCTCGAGGTGATGCAGGAGCGGCAAGTGACCCTAGAAGGCAGGGCCCTGGCCGTGCCGCAGCCCTTTCTGGTCATGGCTACGCAGAACCCCATCGAGCAGGAGGGAACTTATCCGTTGCCTGAAGCCGAGCTCGACCGCTTCATGCTGATGTTGCGCATGGATTACCCGCAGGCGAACGAAGAGCTGGAGCTGGTGCGTCAGGTCACACGTTCGGCACGGGCCGATATGCTCGACGTCAGCGCCTTGCGCCAGCTGGTGCAGGCCCGCGATGTGCTGGCCCTGCAGAAGATTGCCAGCGAACTGCCGCTGGACGATCAGGTGCTCGACTATGCCGTGCGCCTGGCGCGCAGCACGCGCAGCTGGCCAGGCCTGGCGCTGGGTGCCGGCCCCCGCGCATCGATCGCGCTGGTTCGCGGTGGTCGCGCCAGAGCGCTGCTGCGCGGTGGCGAGTTCGTCACGCCAGATGACATCAAGGGCTGTGCGTTGGCGGTACTGCGCCATCGCGTACGCCTTTCGGCAGAACTGGACATCGAAGGACTGTCGGTGGACCAGGTGCTGCAGCAGCTACTCGATCAGGTCGCGGCGCCACGCGCATGA
- a CDS encoding DUF58 domain-containing protein: protein MTPSRRLLVALTALALLAILLGILAALGVEAGHWQSAWWGLLLALGMLALVDAFNLTRLPSPALQRSLSGNLPLGHWSNVQLLVRNEHSRAVELELFDHVPDGMLFEQLPQRMRLELGEHCQLAYRLRPVRRGRFFFQRCDMQLSSPMGLWRSKRQLPLTDETRVYPDFAQLHGAGLQAIDIWLNRLGVRQQPRRGLGLEFHQLREFREGDTLRQIDWKATARARTPIAREYQDERDQQIMLMLDCGRRMRSQDGELTHFDHALNAGLLLAYAALRQGDAVGACTFAGEQPRHVAPAKGQQQLHVLLNSLYDLQPTQQPADYGAAVEQLLARQQRQALVIVLSNLRDEDDGELHAALKRLSRRHRVLLVSLREEVLDQLRLRPVQSLDDALDYCGAQDYLSARQALHKRLIANGMPMLDVQPCDLGPALVGRYLAWKKTGTL from the coding sequence ATGACGCCATCACGTCGCCTGCTCGTTGCGCTGACCGCGCTGGCGCTGCTGGCCATTCTCCTTGGCATTCTCGCTGCGCTCGGCGTTGAGGCCGGGCACTGGCAGTCCGCTTGGTGGGGCCTGTTGCTGGCGTTGGGAATGCTGGCATTAGTCGATGCCTTCAATCTGACGCGACTGCCGTCGCCTGCGCTGCAACGCAGCCTGTCGGGAAACCTGCCGCTGGGCCACTGGAGCAATGTGCAGCTGCTGGTGCGCAACGAGCACTCCCGCGCTGTCGAACTGGAGCTATTCGACCACGTGCCGGATGGGATGCTTTTCGAACAGCTGCCGCAACGCATGCGCCTTGAGCTCGGGGAGCATTGCCAACTCGCCTATCGACTGCGCCCAGTAAGGCGCGGACGCTTCTTCTTCCAGCGCTGCGACATGCAGCTGAGCAGTCCTATGGGACTATGGCGCAGCAAACGCCAGCTGCCACTGACCGACGAGACGCGGGTGTACCCCGACTTCGCCCAGTTGCACGGCGCCGGGCTGCAGGCGATCGACATCTGGCTGAACCGCCTCGGCGTACGCCAGCAGCCGAGGCGCGGACTGGGGCTGGAGTTTCATCAACTGCGCGAATTTCGCGAGGGCGATACGCTGCGGCAGATCGACTGGAAGGCCACGGCACGCGCGCGCACTCCGATTGCCCGCGAGTATCAGGACGAACGCGACCAGCAGATCATGCTGATGCTCGACTGCGGGCGGCGGATGCGTAGCCAGGATGGGGAACTCACCCACTTCGACCACGCACTCAATGCCGGCCTGTTGCTTGCCTATGCCGCACTGCGCCAGGGCGATGCAGTGGGTGCCTGCACCTTCGCCGGCGAACAGCCACGGCATGTTGCGCCAGCCAAGGGGCAACAACAGCTGCACGTACTGCTGAACAGCCTTTACGACCTGCAGCCCACCCAGCAACCGGCGGACTACGGCGCAGCGGTCGAGCAGTTGCTGGCCCGCCAGCAGCGCCAGGCACTGGTGATCGTACTGAGCAATCTACGCGACGAAGACGATGGGGAGCTGCACGCTGCGCTGAAGCGACTTTCGCGCCGTCACCGCGTGCTGTTGGTGAGCCTGCGCGAAGAAGTGCTGGATCAGCTGCGCTTGCGGCCGGTGCAAAGCCTGGATGACGCGCTCGACTACTGCGGCGCGCAGGACTACCTGAGCGCCCGCCAGGCGCTGCACAAACGCCTCATCGCCAATGGCATGCCGATGCTCGACGTCCAGCCGTGCGATCTAGGACCGGCATTGGTCGGACGCTACTTGGCATGGAAGAAGACCGGGACGCTGTAG
- a CDS encoding PilZ domain-containing protein, giving the protein MNMANQRRIQRHQLPYYLNVFNRFTEKPLGFIGNLSEGGLMLISPYPMMLGVRFEMRLKIPGQTGQPRHVDFSAFSLWSSEDVTPGSYDTGFSLIDPPGEIREMISALHHYFSFQPMLHIPLAHHSSPAPDRFTDKDCCHGL; this is encoded by the coding sequence ATGAACATGGCGAACCAGCGTCGTATCCAGCGGCATCAGTTGCCGTACTACCTCAACGTATTCAACCGGTTCACCGAGAAGCCGCTGGGCTTTATTGGCAATCTGTCGGAAGGCGGACTGATGTTGATCAGTCCCTATCCGATGATGCTCGGTGTCCGTTTCGAGATGCGCCTGAAGATTCCCGGCCAGACTGGCCAACCGCGTCATGTGGACTTCAGCGCGTTCAGCCTGTGGTCCAGCGAGGATGTCACGCCGGGCAGTTACGACACCGGTTTTTCCCTGATCGACCCGCCCGGCGAAATCCGCGAAATGATCTCCGCGTTGCATCACTACTTCAGCTTTCAGCCGATGCTGCACATCCCGCTGGCGCATCATTCCAGCCCGGCACCCGACCGATTTACCGACAAGGATTGCTGTCACGGTCTGTAA